In Arthrobacter citreus, a single genomic region encodes these proteins:
- a CDS encoding DUF871 domain-containing protein, producing MKKLGISIYPEHSTVEKDKAYIKLAHQYGFKRIFTCLLSVNGDKEQIIKEFKEIIDYANSLEMEVLVDIAPRVFGTLNISYNDLSFFADLGAYGIRLDMGFTGNEESIMTYNPYGLKIEINMSNATKYLENILAYKPNQSNLIGSHNFYPHRYAGLSYSHFVKCSEEFKKHGIRTAAFINSQAATYGPWPVSEGLCSLEMHRNLSVVTQAKHLFYSDLIDDVIIANAYASEEEFKQLAELNNNGKDLFTLTIDLHDSITDLEKKIVLDEFHFYRGDVSDYLIRSTQSRVKYRDEEFKPTYTPQIRRGDILIENELYGQYKGELQIALQDMENSGKTNVVGRIVEEEIFLLDFLHPWSKFQFKEN from the coding sequence GCTCATCAATATGGTTTTAAACGAATTTTTACTTGTTTATTATCAGTAAACGGTGACAAGGAACAAATTATCAAAGAGTTCAAAGAAATAATTGATTATGCAAATAGTTTAGAGATGGAAGTGCTTGTTGACATTGCACCCCGAGTATTTGGTACTTTAAATATTTCATACAATGATCTATCATTTTTTGCTGATTTAGGTGCTTACGGTATTAGACTCGATATGGGATTTACTGGGAATGAAGAGTCAATTATGACTTATAATCCTTACGGGTTAAAAATCGAAATTAATATGAGCAATGCTACAAAATATTTAGAGAATATATTAGCTTATAAACCTAACCAGTCAAATTTAATCGGATCTCACAATTTTTATCCACATCGTTACGCAGGTTTAAGCTATTCACATTTTGTAAAATGTAGTGAAGAATTTAAAAAGCATGGAATTCGCACAGCTGCATTTATTAATTCACAAGCTGCAACATACGGTCCATGGCCAGTATCAGAAGGTCTTTGTTCTTTAGAAATGCATCGTAATTTATCGGTTGTAACCCAAGCAAAGCATTTATTTTACTCAGACTTAATTGATGACGTCATTATTGCAAATGCATACGCGTCTGAAGAAGAATTCAAACAGCTTGCAGAACTTAACAATAACGGCAAAGATTTATTTACTTTAACGATTGATCTACATGATTCAATTACAGATTTAGAAAAAAAGATTGTTTTAGATGAATTTCATTTTTATCGAGGGGACGTATCAGATTACCTAATTCGTTCAACGCAATCTCGTGTTAAATACAGAGACGAGGAATTTAAACCAACTTATACACCACAGATTCGTAGAGGAGATATTTTAATCGAAAATGAATTATATGGTCAGTATAAAGGTGAATTGCAAATAGCACTACAGGATATGGAGAATTCAGGGAAAACAAATGTAGTCGGACGCATTGTCGAAGAAGAAATTTTCCTACTAGATTTCTTGCATCCATGGAGTAAATTTCAGTTTAAAGAAAACTAA
- a CDS encoding PTS sugar transporter subunit IIB translates to MKVLFVCAGGMSSAIVVNALKKEGEKNGLSLDVLAVGTQEFAEEVKNGWDVAMVAPQVRHRFDGFKASSDEANVPCAVIPPQAYSPLGGSTLLKLVQELVK, encoded by the coding sequence ATGAAAGTATTATTTGTATGTGCAGGCGGAATGTCTAGTGCAATTGTTGTAAACGCTTTAAAAAAAGAGGGAGAAAAGAACGGATTAAGTCTAGATGTTTTAGCAGTAGGAACGCAAGAGTTTGCTGAAGAAGTTAAGAATGGTTGGGATGTAGCGATGGTTGCACCACAAGTTAGACACCGTTTTGATGGATTTAAAGCTTCATCTGATGAGGCGAATGTACCTTGTGCAGTAATTCCACCTCAAGCATATAGTCCACTTGGAGGGTCAACTTTATTAAAATTAGTTCAAGAATTAGTTAAATAG
- a CDS encoding PTS sugar transporter subunit IIC, translating to MDKFIAFLENNLSTPMAKLSEQKHLRAIRDGVVSALPFIIFGSLFLIIAFPPVPADSAVGVWAAKHAADILIPYRLTMYMMTVYITFGIGYSLSQSYKLDPLSGALLAGSAFLFTTGVQMIDKVGFVLPMANMGGHGLFVGMITSIFAVEVLRFCKTKNITIKMPASVPSSVARSFEALIPVTVVLTVMTLITVVFKVDTHSLVDKAVAPLISAGDSLPGVLVPVFLITFFWAFGIHGVSVVGAVARPVWEVYIANNSAAVAAGKVGSQLPHIAPETFFQWFIWIGGSGATLGLVIAMLIAGKSSYSKALGRTTIIPSIFNINEPVIFGMPIVLNPVLIIPFMIVPIIGATVAYLATAAGLVNPTYVTVPWTLPAPIGAYLSTGGDWRAIILVVINLTISVVIYLPFFKMYDKKLLAQESATIEIDKDVKMSV from the coding sequence ATGGATAAGTTTATTGCATTTTTGGAAAACAATCTATCAACACCAATGGCAAAACTATCTGAACAGAAGCATTTACGCGCGATTCGTGATGGAGTAGTCTCAGCGTTGCCATTTATCATTTTTGGAAGTTTATTCTTAATTATTGCCTTTCCACCAGTTCCTGCAGATTCTGCAGTTGGGGTATGGGCAGCAAAACATGCGGCGGACATTTTAATTCCGTACCGACTTACAATGTACATGATGACCGTTTATATTACCTTTGGAATCGGGTATAGCTTATCTCAAAGTTATAAACTAGATCCACTTTCTGGTGCATTATTAGCTGGCTCCGCGTTTTTATTTACAACTGGGGTTCAAATGATTGATAAAGTAGGATTTGTGTTACCGATGGCTAACATGGGTGGTCATGGACTTTTCGTTGGTATGATTACATCGATCTTTGCAGTTGAAGTATTACGTTTTTGTAAAACCAAAAATATTACAATTAAAATGCCTGCTTCAGTGCCAAGTTCTGTAGCGCGTTCTTTTGAAGCACTTATACCTGTAACAGTTGTTTTAACAGTAATGACTTTAATTACAGTTGTATTTAAAGTTGATACACATTCTCTTGTAGACAAAGCTGTTGCTCCTCTAATTAGCGCTGGTGATTCACTACCAGGTGTATTAGTACCCGTATTCTTAATTACATTTTTCTGGGCATTTGGTATCCATGGGGTATCGGTAGTAGGTGCAGTTGCACGTCCCGTTTGGGAAGTTTATATAGCTAATAACTCTGCAGCAGTTGCAGCTGGGAAAGTTGGTAGTCAATTACCACATATTGCCCCTGAAACTTTCTTCCAATGGTTTATTTGGATTGGTGGTTCAGGTGCAACACTAGGTCTAGTAATTGCTATGTTAATTGCAGGGAAATCTAGTTACTCAAAAGCTCTTGGAAGAACTACTATTATCCCGAGTATTTTTAACATTAATGAGCCAGTCATTTTCGGTATGCCAATTGTATTAAATCCTGTACTAATTATTCCATTTATGATCGTTCCAATAATTGGTGCTACGGTTGCTTATCTAGCAACTGCAGCTGGATTAGTTAATCCAACTTACGTAACGGTTCCATGGACTTTGCCTGCTCCAATAGGTGCATATTTATCAACAGGTGGAGATTGGAGAGCTATTATTCTAGTAGTAATCAATTTGACTATATCTGTTGTAATCTATTTACCATTCTTTAAAATGTACGATAAAAAATTGTTAGCACAAGAATCGGCTACAATCGAAATCGATAAAGATGTAAAAATGTCTGTATAA
- a CDS encoding 6-phospho-beta-glucosidase codes for MNNKSGIKIVTIGGGSSYTPELVEGFIKRYNELPVSELWLVDIEAGKEKLEIVGNLAKRMVKEAGVPMEIHLTLDRKLALKDADFVTTQMRVGLLEARIKDERIPLQLGMIGQETNGAGGLFKGLRTIPILLEIAKEMQQLCPEAWLINFTNPTGMVTEALLRYSNHKKVIGVCNVPINMTMTIANLLEVDKSRVHIDFAGLNHMVYGLHVYVDGKEVTKRVLELLADPAIQMTMKNIAPLPWQKEFLMSLGVLPCPYHRYYYKTKHILDEELESFKTGTTRAEVVKKLEDDLFELYKDENLAIKPPQLEKRGGAYYSDAACSLITSIYNDKKDIQVLNVQNNGSIQGIPNESAVEVNCIVTKQGPIPISVGELPPQINGLVQQIKSFERVGAKAAVTGSYELALLALTINPLVPSDEAAKDVLDTLLDAHKEYLPLFFKDKLVVQ; via the coding sequence ATGAATAACAAAAGCGGAATTAAAATCGTAACAATAGGTGGAGGCTCAAGTTATACTCCAGAATTAGTTGAAGGATTTATAAAAAGATATAATGAACTACCTGTTAGTGAGCTTTGGTTAGTTGATATAGAAGCAGGTAAAGAAAAGCTAGAAATTGTCGGTAATTTGGCTAAACGAATGGTAAAAGAAGCAGGAGTTCCAATGGAAATTCATTTGACTCTTGATCGAAAATTAGCTTTAAAGGATGCTGACTTTGTAACGACCCAAATGCGTGTAGGATTATTAGAAGCAAGAATTAAAGATGAACGTATTCCTCTGCAACTCGGTATGATTGGTCAAGAAACGAATGGTGCAGGTGGTTTATTTAAAGGCTTAAGAACAATTCCTATCTTACTTGAGATTGCAAAAGAAATGCAGCAACTATGCCCAGAAGCTTGGTTGATTAACTTTACAAATCCGACTGGCATGGTGACAGAGGCTTTGCTTCGTTATAGCAATCATAAAAAAGTAATCGGTGTTTGTAATGTACCAATTAATATGACGATGACAATTGCTAATTTATTAGAAGTGGACAAAAGTCGTGTACATATCGATTTTGCTGGATTAAATCATATGGTTTACGGACTACATGTTTATGTTGATGGAAAAGAAGTGACAAAGCGTGTTTTAGAGCTATTGGCAGATCCAGCTATACAAATGACGATGAAAAATATCGCACCATTACCATGGCAAAAAGAATTTCTAATGTCATTAGGAGTCCTTCCTTGTCCATACCATCGATACTATTACAAAACTAAACATATATTAGATGAAGAATTAGAATCATTCAAAACTGGTACTACTAGAGCAGAAGTTGTTAAGAAATTGGAAGATGACTTATTTGAATTATATAAAGATGAAAACTTAGCAATTAAACCGCCACAGCTTGAAAAACGAGGTGGAGCATATTATAGTGATGCTGCTTGTAGCTTAATTACTTCTATATATAATGACAAAAAGGATATCCAAGTATTAAACGTTCAAAACAATGGTTCAATACAAGGGATTCCAAATGAGTCAGCTGTAGAAGTAAATTGTATTGTTACAAAGCAAGGTCCAATTCCAATTTCAGTCGGTGAATTACCACCTCAAATAAATGGTTTAGTTCAGCAGATTAAATCATTCGAACGAGTTGGGGCAAAAGCAGCCGTTACTGGATCTTATGAGTTGGCTTTACTAGCTTTAACAATTAATCCTTTAGTACCAAGTGATGAAGCTGCAAAGGACGTTTTAGACACATTATTAGATGCTCATAAAGAGTACTTACCATTATTCTTTAAAGATAAATTGGTAGTTCAATAA
- a CDS encoding PTS lactose/cellobiose transporter subunit IIA, translated as MNMTNEQEIFEIISHGGNARSLAYEALEAAEKNDFETADRLIEESHEEIGHAHKTQTTLIQAELNGQPCEKSLLMIHAQDHLMTAMSEQKLIEHIIRLHKKLAEK; from the coding sequence ATGAATATGACTAACGAACAAGAAATTTTTGAAATTATATCACACGGTGGAAATGCAAGATCACTAGCTTATGAAGCATTAGAAGCTGCGGAAAAAAATGATTTTGAAACGGCCGATCGTTTAATTGAAGAGTCCCACGAAGAAATCGGTCATGCACATAAAACACAAACGACTTTAATACAAGCTGAATTAAACGGTCAACCATGCGAAAAATCTTTACTGATGATCCATGCACAGGATCATTTAATGACAGCAATGAGCGAGCAAAAGTTAATCGAGCACATCATTCGCTTGCATAAAAAATTAGCTGAAAAATAA
- a CDS encoding ATPase, which produces MKYIISLDGGGTKSEAVAYDLEGNVISQGYSGFSNLLINEKDGINHIIEAIEKCLGTLSKENCLFLFIGIAGIGGVKDRSPLEKALNDAFQIPFKIVNDAQIAHAAMLNGQSGVLTIAGTGSICIGMHKEHTITAGGWGHLLGDEGSGYWICMEVFKKITQEFDEGIPLSYLSLKMLERLQLKEADGLKKYIYHNIKAEIASHVPFIVEMANLGDLMALTVLERAGQHLGKTTIHAIKKLSLREEPRVAIKGSILQRIPVVQKTFIQTIHEQYPTILFYTEDVSSTFGGYLLAMKELNNY; this is translated from the coding sequence GTGAAATATATAATTAGTCTTGACGGTGGAGGAACTAAGTCAGAAGCAGTTGCTTATGATTTAGAAGGCAATGTTATTAGCCAAGGTTACTCTGGTTTTAGTAATCTACTAATTAATGAAAAAGATGGAATTAATCACATTATAGAAGCGATTGAAAAATGTTTAGGCACTTTATCAAAGGAAAATTGTCTATTTCTATTTATAGGAATTGCTGGAATTGGTGGAGTTAAAGATCGAAGTCCTTTAGAAAAAGCATTAAATGATGCCTTTCAGATTCCTTTTAAAATTGTAAATGACGCGCAAATTGCCCATGCGGCAATGCTTAATGGGCAAAGCGGTGTATTGACAATTGCCGGTACTGGGTCAATTTGTATTGGAATGCATAAAGAACATACAATTACAGCGGGTGGATGGGGACATCTACTTGGAGATGAAGGAAGCGGTTATTGGATTTGTATGGAAGTTTTTAAAAAAATTACGCAAGAATTTGATGAAGGCATTCCGTTAAGTTATTTATCTTTAAAAATGCTAGAAAGATTACAGCTAAAAGAAGCTGATGGACTCAAAAAATATATTTATCATAATATAAAAGCTGAGATTGCATCTCATGTTCCATTCATTGTTGAAATGGCGAATTTGGGTGATCTAATGGCCTTAACAGTACTAGAAAGAGCTGGTCAACATCTTGGAAAAACGACAATCCATGCGATAAAAAAATTAAGCCTTCGAGAAGAGCCTCGAGTTGCTATTAAAGGAAGTATTCTTCAAAGAATACCAGTTGTTCAGAAAACGTTTATTCAAACAATTCATGAGCAATATCCAACAATACTATTCTATACAGAAGATGTTTCCTCGACGTTTGGAGGATATCTTCTAGCGATGAAAGAATTAAATAATTATTAA
- the murQ gene encoding N-acetylmuramic acid 6-phosphate etherase → MLEDLTTEIRNERTSKLDELSVDEFLKIMNEEDQKVALAVKEEIPMISKVVQLVVEAFRNGGRLIYTGAGTSGRIGLLDAVECPPTFGTDPSEVVGLIAGGERAFIKAVEGAEDSEELGKEDLQSISLTKNDIVIGIAASGRTPYVIGALKYANEIGAKTVAIACNKESKIGEVAIHKIEVDNGPEVLTGSTRLKAGTSQKLICNMISTASMIGIGKVYKNLMVDLQLTNIKLVDRAKRIIVEATGCDYETASHYLVKAHNQTKIAIVMILTGMNYEEAIKSLKKASGFISKVVKN, encoded by the coding sequence GTGTTAGAGGATTTAACAACTGAAATTAGAAATGAGCGTACAAGTAAACTAGATGAGTTAAGTGTTGATGAATTTTTAAAGATAATGAATGAAGAAGATCAAAAAGTAGCATTGGCAGTAAAAGAAGAGATCCCGATGATTTCGAAAGTCGTTCAGTTAGTAGTTGAAGCATTTCGAAATGGAGGCCGTTTAATCTATACAGGTGCTGGTACAAGTGGAAGAATTGGACTTTTAGATGCAGTAGAGTGCCCACCTACATTTGGAACTGATCCTAGTGAAGTAGTTGGCTTAATTGCAGGGGGAGAAAGAGCATTTATTAAAGCAGTTGAAGGTGCTGAAGATAGCGAGGAGCTTGGCAAAGAGGACCTTCAAAGTATATCACTTACTAAAAATGATATCGTTATCGGTATTGCTGCATCTGGTAGAACGCCTTATGTAATAGGTGCTTTAAAATATGCTAACGAGATTGGAGCAAAAACCGTCGCTATAGCATGCAATAAAGAATCGAAAATTGGAGAGGTTGCGATACATAAAATTGAAGTAGATAACGGTCCAGAAGTATTAACTGGCTCTACTCGATTAAAAGCGGGAACATCTCAAAAATTAATTTGTAATATGATTTCAACTGCTTCAATGATCGGTATCGGAAAAGTATATAAAAACCTAATGGTAGACTTGCAATTGACGAATATTAAACTAGTTGATCGAGCGAAAAGAATAATTGTAGAAGCAACTGGATGTGATTATGAAACAGCAAGTCATTATTTAGTGAAAGCACATAATCAAACGAAGATAGCAATCGTCATGATTTTAACAGGAATGAATTATGAAGAAGCCATTAAGAGTTTGAAAAAAGCTAGTGGTTTCATTAGCAAAGTAGTGAAAAATTAA
- a CDS encoding MurR/RpiR family transcriptional regulator — translation MLKEMLYKLPPSERRAAKYIIENPEKSIQYTVFELAEKSQTSNSAIIRLCRSLGLKGFQELKLRIAGDIITTTETGSRDINSGESTASIVIKMMNNNIQAIKDTSDIINVSDLEEAVQALTKARNIYFFGVGGSMVVALDAQQKFLRIKKYTSAFTDLHSLAVQIANHEENDVLVGISFSGETWEVQKALQIAKENGVNTISITGFGSNSVSNLSDIKLFNSPHREATFRSGATSSRMAQLHVIDILFIAVATQEYDQTIQYIDQTRTAISSLKK, via the coding sequence ATGTTAAAAGAAATGCTATATAAACTTCCTCCATCTGAAAGAAGAGCAGCCAAATATATTATCGAAAATCCAGAAAAATCAATTCAATATACAGTTTTTGAGCTTGCAGAAAAAAGTCAAACAAGTAATTCAGCCATTATTAGATTATGTCGTTCACTAGGCCTAAAAGGGTTTCAGGAGCTAAAGCTACGCATTGCAGGTGATATTATCACGACAACTGAGACAGGTTCAAGAGATATTAATTCAGGAGAATCAACTGCATCCATCGTAATAAAAATGATGAATAATAATATTCAAGCTATTAAAGATACTAGCGATATTATTAATGTTAGTGATTTAGAAGAAGCTGTACAAGCTCTAACAAAAGCTAGAAATATTTACTTCTTTGGTGTCGGAGGATCAATGGTAGTTGCATTAGACGCCCAGCAAAAGTTTTTACGTATTAAGAAATATACATCTGCATTTACTGACTTACATTCGTTAGCTGTACAAATAGCAAACCACGAAGAAAATGACGTATTAGTTGGAATATCGTTTTCCGGTGAAACATGGGAAGTTCAAAAAGCTCTTCAAATAGCTAAGGAAAATGGTGTAAATACAATTAGTATTACTGGTTTTGGTTCTAATTCAGTTTCGAACCTATCAGATATAAAGTTATTCAATTCTCCACACCGAGAAGCGACATTTCGAAGTGGAGCAACGTCTTCAAGGATGGCTCAACTACACGTAATTGATATTTTATTTATTGCTGTTGCGACACAAGAATACGATCAAACAATTCAGTATATTGACCAAACAAGGACGGCTATTTCATCATTAAAAAAATAA
- a CDS encoding cold-shock protein, with translation MEHGKVKWFNAEKGFGFIERENGDDVFVHFSAIQTDGFKSLDEGQAVTFEVEQGQRGPQATNVKKA, from the coding sequence ATGGAACATGGTAAAGTAAAATGGTTTAATGCAGAAAAAGGTTTTGGATTCATCGAGCGTGAAAATGGTGATGATGTATTCGTACACTTCTCAGCAATTCAAACTGATGGTTTCAAATCATTAGATGAAGGACAAGCAGTTACTTTTGAAGTAGAACAAGGTCAACGCGGTCCACAAGCAACTAACGTTAAAAAAGCATAA